From the Actinopolymorpha singaporensis genome, the window CGGTGGCTGAGAACCTCATCCTGGACCTCTTCCGCGGTGCGCCGTTCGCGCGCAGGGGATCGCTGTCCCAGACCGCCGTACGGGAGAACGCCGACCACCGGGTGAAGGAGTTCGACGTCCGTACGCAGTCGGTGGACACGCCGGTGAGCGCACTCTCGGGCGGCAACCAGCAGAAGGTCGTCCTGGCCCGGGAGCTGTCCCGGCCGCTGGAGCTCCTGATCGCCGCGCAGCCCACCCGCGGTCTGGACGTGGGGTCCATCGAGTTCGTCCACCGCCGCATCGTGGCCGAGCGCGACCAGGGCACGGCGGTGGTGATCGTGTCCACGGAGTTGGAGGAGATCGTGGCGCTCGCGGACCGGATCGCGGTGATGTACCGCGGCAGGTTGGTCGGCATCGTCGGCACGGACACGCCGTGGGACCAGCTGGGCTGCATGATGGCCGGCGTGCCGGTCGAGGAGGCCGCGCAGCTGGCCGAGGCCAACCCGACCGCGCTGGGAACGCTGGAGGACGCCTCGTGAGCGCCACCCGTCCGGCCTGGGCGCGCGAGCTCCTCGTGAGCGTGGCCGCGGTCGTGCTCGCGCTGGTGGTCGGCGCGGTGCTGATCGTCGTCAGCAACGCCGAGGTCCTGTCCACCTGGTCGTACTTCTTCTCCTATCCGCCCGACGCGCTCTCGGCGTCGTGGTCGGCGGTGTCGGACGCCTACGGCGCGTTGTTCTCCGGCGCGTTCGGTGGCCTGCGGCAGCTCGCCGAGACGCTGGTGCAGGCGACACCCCTGATCTGCGGCGGCCTCGGCGTCTCGCTGGCCTTCCGTGCCGGGTTGTTCAACATCGGCGCCCAGGGCCAGCTGATCGTCGGCGCGCTGTGCGCCGCCTGGGTCGGCTTCACCCTGCACCTCCCGCCCGGCGTGCACGTCCTCGTCGCGCTCCTCGCCGGCGTGCTCGGCGGGGCACTGTGGGGCGGCATCGTCGGTGTGCTCAAGGCGCGCACCGGGGCGCACGAGGTGATCCTCACGATCATGCTCAACTACGTCGCGTTGTACCTCCTGCAGTGGCTGCTCACCACGAACGCCTTCCAGCGCCCGGGCCGCAACGACCCGATCAGCCCGGTGGTGGACGGCTCGGCGCAGTTCCCGGCGATTCCCGGCTCCCGGCTGCACCTGGGCTTCCTGGTCGCGCTGCTTGCCGCCGGTGCGGTGTGGTGGCTGCTCACCCGGTCGACCACGGGCTTCCAGCTGCGGGCGGTCGGCGCCAACCCCGACGCCGCCAGGACGGCCGGCATGAGCGTCGGTACGGCGTACACGCTGGCGATGCTCGGCGCCGGCGCGCTGGCCGGACTGGCCGGCGTCCAGCAGGTGCTCGGCACCAACTCGCCGCTGACGGACGGGATCGCCGGCACGGTCGGCTTCGACTCGATCACCGTCGCCCTGCTGGGCCGGGCGTCGCCGGTCGGAACGGTCGTCGCCGGGCTGGTGTTCGGCGCGCTGAACGCCGGAGGCCTGCAGATGCAGCTGCAGACCCAGACGCCGCTCACGCTGACCACCGTGCTGCAGGCGACGATCGTGTTGTTCATCGCCGCGCCGGCACTGGTCCGCGCGGTGTTCCGGATCCGCGGCGAGGGCGCGGGCGCCGTGCTCGCCAAGGGCTGGAACGCGTGAGGGACGAGGAGCAGACCCGATGACCACGACCCTCACCCGACCCGAGAAGAGCGCGGCGATCGAGTCTCCGGAGGAGCGTCGCCGGCGCATCCGCACCGGCATCCTCGCGCTGGTGCTCGCCGTGCTCGGTGTGCTGCTCGCGGTGTTCACCGCGCCGAAGACCGCGAAGTTCGGCCTGTCCGACCAGTTCGCGGCCGCGCAGCTGCCAGACATCTCCCTGCCCGCCCTGCCGGTGGCGCTCGCGCTGGCGGCGTACGCGCTGGTGCTGGCACTCACCCAGTTGCTCCGCGGAGTACGCGGGCGCTGGGCCAGGCTGTTGTGGGTGGGCTTCGCGCTCGCCCTGGTGGTGACGTTCCTGTGCTGGGCGGCGGCGGGCAAGACGTTCCCGCTCACCAACCAGTTGCAGGGAACGCTCAACCTCGCCACGCCGCTGATTCTGGGCGCGCTCGCGGGCGTGCTGTGCGAGCGCGCCGGGGTCATCAACGTCGCGATCGAGGGGCAGTTCCTCGCCGGGGCGTTCGCCGCCGCGGTCGTGACCTCGGCCACCGGAAGCTTCTGGGCCGGTGCGTTCGCCGCGATCCTGGCCGGCGTGCTGATCGCGGCGATGCTCGCGGTGTTCGCCATCCGCTACCGCGTCAACCAGGTGGTGCTGGGCGTGGTGCTGGTGGTGTTCGCGTCCGGCATCACCGGCTTCCTGTTCGACCAGTTCGTGAAGTCGGACTCCCAGCGCTACAACAACCCCGGCGTACTCCCGAACGTCCCGATCCCGGTGCTGTCGGCGATCCCGGTGATCGGGCAGACGTTCTTCGCCCAGACCCTGCTCGTGTACGCGATGTACGTCGCGGTGGCAGTCGTCACGGTGGTGTTGTTCAAGACCCGGTGGGGCCTGCGGGTCCGGTCGGTGGGCGAGCACCCCCGCGCCGCCGACACGGTGGGCATCAACGTGCTCCGCGTCCGCTACCAGGCGGTGCTGGCCGGCGGGATCGTGGCCGGCCTCGGCGGTGCGTTCTTCACCATCGGCTTTACCGGCAGCTTCGACAAGGACCTCACCGCGGGCCAGGGCTTCATCGCGCTGGCCGCGCTGATCATGGGCCGGTGGAACCCCCTCGGCGCGACGGTGGCGGCGTTGTTCTTCGGCTTCACCCAGCAGCTGCAGGGCCAGCTGCAGATCCTGCAGACACCGATCCCCGGTGAGCTGCTGGTGATGGCGCCCTACCTCGCCACGGTCGTCGCGGTCGCCGGTGCGGTAGGAAGGGTGCGGCCCCCGAAGGCGGACGGCGAACCCTACGTGAAGAGCTAGGGCGTCCTGGGGCCCTCGCGTCTGCGGGCGGCCGGGAGCCGGGCATGAGTGGTGAGCATGGGCGGGGCACACGCGAGACGACGGGGACGAGGACGTGAGTACGAACGTGGACGGTGACGTGAGCGGCGAACAGGTGGACTGGGCCGGGCTGAGGGCGGCCGCCCGGGAAGTGATGGCCGGGGCGTACGTGCCGTACTCCCACTATCCCGTCGGCGCCGCGGCGCTCACCGAAGACGGCCGGGTGGTGGCCGGCTGCAACGTCGAGAACGCGTCGTACGGCTTGACGTTGTGCGCGGAGTGCGGGCTGGTCTCGGCCCTGCACGCCACCGGCGGTGGCCGGCTGGTCGCGTTCACCTGCTGCGACGGGCAGGGCGCCCTGCTGATGCCCTGCGGCCGGTGCCGCCAGCTGCTGTGGGAGCACGGCGGCCCCCGCCTGCTGGTGGACACCCCGCGCGGAGTGCTGCGGATGACCGAGGTCCTTCCGGACGCGTTCGGGCCGGACCACCTGATCGACTACCGGACCCGACCCGAGCCCGGAGCCGAGCCCGGAGCCGAGCCCGGGACCGGTACCGGGAGCGAGACCGAAGGCGAGATGCCGTGACCGAACACTTCGACGCCGTCGACGTCATCCGCGCCAAGCGGGACGGCCACCGGCTCACGGACGCGCAGATCGACTGGGTGGTGGACGCCTACACCCGCGGGGCGGTCGCCGACGAGCAGATGTCGGCGCTGCTGATGGCGGTGCTGCTGCGCGGCATGGAGTCCGCCGAGATCGCCCGCTGGACCCGGGCGATGATCTCCTCCGGTGAGCGGCTGGACTTCGCCGGCGTGGGCCGGCCGACCGCCGACAAGCACTCCACCGGCGGCGTGGGCGACAAGATCACCCTGCCGCTGGCGGCGGTGGTCGCCGCGTGCGGTGTCGCCGTGCCCCAGCTGTCCGGGCGCGGGCTCGGCCACACCGGCGGCACCCTGGACAAGCTGGAGTCGATTCCGGGCTGGCGGGCGTCGTTGTCGTACGACGAGATCGTGGTCCAGCTGCGTGACGTCGGCGCGGTGATCTGCGCGCCCACCGACACCCTGGCCCCCGCGGACCGCAAGTTGTACGCCCTGCGCGACGTGACCGGCACCGTCGAGTCGATTCCGCTGATCGCCAGCTCGATCATGAGCAAGAAGATCGCGGAGGGCACCGGTGCGCTCGTCCTGGACGTGAAGGTCGGCTCCGGCGCGTTCATGAAGAACGCCGAGGACGCCCGGGCGCTCGCCGCCACGATGGTCGAGCTCGGCCGGTCCGCCGGCGTACGCACCGTCGCGCTGCTGACCGACATGACCACCCCGCTCGGGCTGACCGCCGGCAACGCGCTCGAGGTGCGCGAGTCGGTGGAGGTGCTGGCCGGCGGTGGCCCGCGCGACGTGGTGGAGCTGACCGTGGCGCTGGCCAGGGAAATGCTCACCGCCGCCGGTGCGGCCGGTGGGCCCGACCCGAGCGACGTCCTCAAGGACGGTACGGCGATGGACGTGTGGCGTTCGATGATCCGCGCACAGGGCGGTGACCCGGATGCCCCCCTGCCGCGCGCCGCGCACACCCACGAGGTGCCCGCACCCGCCGAGGGCGTACTCGTGCGGCTGGACGCCTACCAGGTAGGGGTGGCCGCGTGGCGGCTCGGCGCCGGGCGTTCCCGCAAGGAGGACCCGGTGTCGGCCGGTGCCGGGGTCGAGATGCACGCCAAGCCGGGTGCGCTGGTGCGTGCCGGGCAGCCGCTGCTCACCCTGCACGCCGACGATCCGGCGAGGTTCGCCCGGGCGCTGGAGGCCCTGGAAGGTGCGGTGGAGATCGCGCCGAAGGGCGCCGGGACCGACCAGAAGCTGATCCTCGGCCGGATCGAGTGAGCCGCCGGATCGGCTGGACACCCACCACCGAGAGAGCCGCCGCAACCATCGAGCGAGCCGCCGCAACCGAGGAGGGAGACCACCCGACGATGAAGATCACTCCCGAGGAGATCGTCCGCGCGCCGAAGGTTCTGCTGCACGACCACCTGGACGGCGGGTTGCGTCCGCAGACGGTGGCCGAACTCGCCGCCGGGATCGGGCACGAGCTTCCGGCCGCGCCCGAGCGGCTCGGCGAGTGGTTCCGTGAGTCGGCCGACTCGGGTTCGCTCGAACGCTACCTGGAGACCTTCGCCCACACGGTCGCCGTCATGCAGACCGCCGAGTCGCTGACCAGGGTGGCCACCGAGTGCGTGGAGGACCTCGCCGCCGACGGCATCGTGTACGCCGAGGTGCGCTACGCGCCGGAGCTGCACCTGTCCGGCGACCTCGACCTGGACGCGGTGGTGCGCGCGGTCGGCGCCGGCTTCGCCGAGGGGGAACGCCGCGCGGCGCAGGCCGGCCGGCACATCGTCGTACGCCAGATCGTCACCGCGATGCGGCACGCCGCCCGGTCGATGGAGATCGCCGAGCTCGCGGTGCGCTACCGCGACCAGGGCGTGGTCGGCTTCGACATCGCCGGTGCCGAGGCCGGCTATCCGCCCACCCGGCACCTGGACGCGTTCGAGTACCTCCAGCGGGAGAACGCGCACTTCACCATCCACGCCGGCGAGGGCTTCGGGCTGCCGTCGATCTGGCAGGCGATCCAGTGGTGCGGTGCGGACCGGCTGGGACACGGCGTACGCATCGTCGACGACATCACCCACACCGCGGACGGCGACGTCCGCCTGGGCCGGCTCGCGGCGTACGTCCGGGACAAGCGCATCCCGCTGGAGATGTGTCCCTCGTCCAACGTGCAGACGGGCGCGGCGCCCTCGCTGGCCGAGCACCCGGCCGGGCTGCTGACCAGGTTGCGGTTCCGCGTCACGATCAACACCGACAACCGGCTGATGAGCGGTACGTCGCTGTCGCGGGAGTTCGCCGGACTCGCCGACGCGTTCGGGTACGAGCTGGCGGATTTGCAGTGGTTCACCCTCAACGCCATGAAGAGCGCGTTCCTGCCGTTCGACCAGCGACTGGCCCTGATCAACAACGTGATCAAGCCGGGGTACGCCGCGCTCGGCGCCGAGCGGGCCTTTGCCCAGATGCACCAGAGGACCTTCTGACCTCGCCGGCGGGTGTGCGTCCCGAGAGGGTTGGAGCATCCTTGAGGGGCATACCCAAGGCACGGGCCCAGGGCCTGCTGAGGAGGTCGTGCCGTGGCCGGCGAGCGAGGTCAGTCAGCGCTGGGCGCCGTGCTGCGCCGCTGGCGGGAGGGC encodes:
- a CDS encoding ABC transporter permease — protein: MSATRPAWARELLVSVAAVVLALVVGAVLIVVSNAEVLSTWSYFFSYPPDALSASWSAVSDAYGALFSGAFGGLRQLAETLVQATPLICGGLGVSLAFRAGLFNIGAQGQLIVGALCAAWVGFTLHLPPGVHVLVALLAGVLGGALWGGIVGVLKARTGAHEVILTIMLNYVALYLLQWLLTTNAFQRPGRNDPISPVVDGSAQFPAIPGSRLHLGFLVALLAAGAVWWLLTRSTTGFQLRAVGANPDAARTAGMSVGTAYTLAMLGAGALAGLAGVQQVLGTNSPLTDGIAGTVGFDSITVALLGRASPVGTVVAGLVFGALNAGGLQMQLQTQTPLTLTTVLQATIVLFIAAPALVRAVFRIRGEGAGAVLAKGWNA
- a CDS encoding ABC transporter permease; the encoded protein is MTTTLTRPEKSAAIESPEERRRRIRTGILALVLAVLGVLLAVFTAPKTAKFGLSDQFAAAQLPDISLPALPVALALAAYALVLALTQLLRGVRGRWARLLWVGFALALVVTFLCWAAAGKTFPLTNQLQGTLNLATPLILGALAGVLCERAGVINVAIEGQFLAGAFAAAVVTSATGSFWAGAFAAILAGVLIAAMLAVFAIRYRVNQVVLGVVLVVFASGITGFLFDQFVKSDSQRYNNPGVLPNVPIPVLSAIPVIGQTFFAQTLLVYAMYVAVAVVTVVLFKTRWGLRVRSVGEHPRAADTVGINVLRVRYQAVLAGGIVAGLGGAFFTIGFTGSFDKDLTAGQGFIALAALIMGRWNPLGATVAALFFGFTQQLQGQLQILQTPIPGELLVMAPYLATVVAVAGAVGRVRPPKADGEPYVKS
- a CDS encoding thymidine phosphorylase; the protein is MTEHFDAVDVIRAKRDGHRLTDAQIDWVVDAYTRGAVADEQMSALLMAVLLRGMESAEIARWTRAMISSGERLDFAGVGRPTADKHSTGGVGDKITLPLAAVVAACGVAVPQLSGRGLGHTGGTLDKLESIPGWRASLSYDEIVVQLRDVGAVICAPTDTLAPADRKLYALRDVTGTVESIPLIASSIMSKKIAEGTGALVLDVKVGSGAFMKNAEDARALAATMVELGRSAGVRTVALLTDMTTPLGLTAGNALEVRESVEVLAGGGPRDVVELTVALAREMLTAAGAAGGPDPSDVLKDGTAMDVWRSMIRAQGGDPDAPLPRAAHTHEVPAPAEGVLVRLDAYQVGVAAWRLGAGRSRKEDPVSAGAGVEMHAKPGALVRAGQPLLTLHADDPARFARALEALEGAVEIAPKGAGTDQKLILGRIE
- a CDS encoding adenosine deaminase, whose product is MKITPEEIVRAPKVLLHDHLDGGLRPQTVAELAAGIGHELPAAPERLGEWFRESADSGSLERYLETFAHTVAVMQTAESLTRVATECVEDLAADGIVYAEVRYAPELHLSGDLDLDAVVRAVGAGFAEGERRAAQAGRHIVVRQIVTAMRHAARSMEIAELAVRYRDQGVVGFDIAGAEAGYPPTRHLDAFEYLQRENAHFTIHAGEGFGLPSIWQAIQWCGADRLGHGVRIVDDITHTADGDVRLGRLAAYVRDKRIPLEMCPSSNVQTGAAPSLAEHPAGLLTRLRFRVTINTDNRLMSGTSLSREFAGLADAFGYELADLQWFTLNAMKSAFLPFDQRLALINNVIKPGYAALGAERAFAQMHQRTF